The Marinobacter sp. SS13-12 sequence TCTGGATTGGTGCAGCGGTTATCGGCCTGGTCATTCTCAGGCTGGGTATCAGCCAGGGGCTTAATATCGGCCTCTGGGCATTGCTTCCGGCACTCGGCTGGAGCTGGTTCGGGCAGGACCCGACAGCACTGGCGGTATTGCTTCAGGTGATGTTGATTGCGTCCATACTGCGAACAACCCTGTCCTGGGAGAAAGCGCTTCTGGCAGGCAGTTTCCTGGGTATTGTGACAGGCATGATGCTGCCCCTGCTGTATCCGGATCTGTTAAATGATCTGGTGCAGACCGGGGTCAGGTTTTACGAAGAGTACAATGCTGAAGTCGCCAGCAGTCTTGGCGACCGGCTGGAAACAGTCATTCGGCAGACCATGAACGCAAGCATGGCAGGCACTTACCTGGTTACCGGTGTGGGCATGACCATGTTGGCAAGATCCTGGCAGGCAGGGTTGTATAACCCTGGCGGATTCCGGGCCGAGTTCCACTCGCTCCGGCTGTCACCGGCAATCGCGGTTATCTGTGTGATTACCATGGTGGCAGGGCCCGTCCTCGGGCTGAACTCCATGCTGCTGGGATGGGCCGGAGGGTTGCCGCTGTTTCTGGCGGGGCTGGCCCTGGTTCATGGCATTGTTGGTCGTAAAAATCTGAGTGGTCAGTGGCTGATAATATTCTATCTGGCGCTGGTACTGCTTGGTCCCAGCCTGATGATTCTGTTAGTAGTTCTGGCTTTTGTGGATAGCTGGCTGGACATCCGGAGGCGAATAAAACCCTCCGGCCCGGCTGAATAAAGCACGAAGAGGTTAACGAGATGGAAGTTATTCTGCTCGAAAAAGTAGCAAACCTTGGTTCACTGGGTGACAAGGTCAAAGTAAAGGCCGGTTACGGTCGTAATTTTCTGCTGCCGTATGGCAAGGCTGTTCCGGCAACTGCCGACAACCTGAAGGCGTTCGAAGAGCGTCGTGCAGAGCTTGAAAAAGCTGCCGCCGAGAAGCTGGCCGAAGCCCAGGCTCGTGGCGAGAAGCTGGAAGGCGCCTCCGTCACTATCACCTCCAAGGCTGGTGAAGAAGGTAAGCTGTTCGGTTCTATCGGTGTGCGTGACATCGCTGATGCGATTACCGCCACTGGTACCGAAGTCGAGAAAAGCGAAGTTCGTCTGCCGGAAGGTCCACTCCGTGTGGTCGGCGAGTACGAAATTGAGCTTCAGCTGCATTCCGACGTGACCGTTGCGATTAACTTGGCTGTTGTTGCAGAGTAAGCAGTCGAGTAAATTGCACGTCAGGCGGTAACGCCGGGTTTCGACCCGGCGGCAGCCATACAAGCCCGGAATCCGCTCAGTTGGATTCCGGGCTTGTTGCTTTGTGGTGTATGATTTGTCCTTGCCCTAGCTAGACGAAGAAGTTTCCATGGCCAATCCGAATTTCAAACCGGTAAACAGCGACCCCGAAACCAGCCGGATCAAGGTTCCGCCTCATTCTGTTGAGGCCGAACAGGCGGTTCTCGGTGGCCTGATGCTGGACAACCGCAGATTTGATGAGATCTCGGAAATGATTTCCGCGGTCGACTTCTATCGCCAGGACCACCGGCTGATCTTCGGCGCTGCAGAACGCCTTGCCAGTGAGAGCGAACCGCTGGATGTGGTTACGCTGACGGAATTCCTGGAGCGTGCAGGCGATATTGAAGACGCCGGAGGGCTTTCCTACCTGGCAGAGCTGGCAGAAAAAACCCCGGGTGCCGCCAACATTCGCGCCTACGCGGAGATTGTGCGCGAGCGTTCAATACTGCGGCAGCTGGTGCAGGTATCCGGGCAAATCTCGG is a genomic window containing:
- the rplI gene encoding 50S ribosomal protein L9; the protein is MEVILLEKVANLGSLGDKVKVKAGYGRNFLLPYGKAVPATADNLKAFEERRAELEKAAAEKLAEAQARGEKLEGASVTITSKAGEEGKLFGSIGVRDIADAITATGTEVEKSEVRLPEGPLRVVGEYEIELQLHSDVTVAINLAVVAE